The Vibrio cyclitrophicus sequence ATTGACTTATGTTTAATAAGTGAGCTATTCCAAATAGCAATAATTGGCGTAGCGCTCACATTGCGATTCAATATGACCAGACTCTTACAATAGGATGCTTCACGCATCCTTTTTTGTGGGCTAAACTTCTAAATAGTCTGAACTATTCTCAAATTTCCAAAGGTTTTTTTATGTTTAAGCGATTATCGCCTATTATGGCGGTTGGTTTGCTCTCTGGTTGTACCCTTACTAACGGTGCTGCCTACCACCAAGAAACTCTCGATGCTATTGCCCGCTCAGAGACAAACATCGCAAATAAGGTTCAAAATCTTGAACTGCAAGTTAGTAATCAAAGTGATTACATTGAAAGCTTAGAAGACGAAATCATCACCCTTGCAAATCAGTTAGATGTTCATCTAACAAGCATGGAACACAAAGTCATTGAAGAGCTAGAGGAAGAAGAACCTGTCGCTGTTGCCGTTGCTCCTATCGCTACTACATCACAACCGACTATCCTTGGTGGCATCGAAAAAGTGACTATCGACTCAATCAAACAAAGCTTTGATGCTCGTGTTGATACTGGCGCAACCACCTCTTCCTTAAATGCTGTCGATATCAAAGAATTCGAACGTAATGGCAAGAACTGGGTTAAATTTCACCTAGACGACAAAGCCCAAGCTGAAGAAGACCAGAAATGGATTGAAGCGCCTGTTGTACGTTATGTAAAAATCCGTCAATCAACCAATGATCAAGCAGAACGTCGAGCTGTGATCGAATTATGGGTGAAAGTTGGAAAAATCCATGAAAAAGCGCAATTTACATTGGCGGATCGCTCTCAAATGAGTCACCCTGTATTACTAGGGCGCGAATTTATCAAAGACATAGCGCTAGTAGATGTAAGTAAAAAGTACGTACAAACGGAAGTTAAATAACAATAGTAGGGTAAGCTATGACGTCAAGAATTCCATTTTATATCTCTATATTCCTGCTGATCGTGGCAGGTATAACACTAAGTATGTTCAGACATACGACCTACGGTGTACCTTGGACTCCAGGGGAAACCAGGCAGGTTTGGGACGTTGAAGCTCGCATCGAGTTCAACGCAGTAGGCAAAGAAGCAAAAGTTTCTTTAGCGGCTCCTCATACTCAGTCTAACTACACACTTATCGGCGAATCAGCTTCATCACCAGGCTACGGCATTTCATACTTAAATACAGATTCAGGTCGCCGAGCTGAATGGTCAATTCGTCATGCAGATGGTCCGCAAACTATCTACTACAAAACACAATTCCTAGTCGATAACCAAGCGAAAGTTGATGCTATTCCACCAGAAGGTGAAGTCTCGCAACCAAGCTTTGACGGTCCTGAAGAAGCTGCAGCTCTTGCTTTGATTGACAGAGCAACCCAGCGCTCAGCAGACAACATTACCTTTACTCGTGAGTTAATCAAAACGCTTAACGATCCAGACAGTCAAAACTCAGCGCTGATTCTGAATAACATGAGCAAAGTGGAAGCGACACACAAGCTACTTTCAGCAGCAAACATTCACAATAAAGTGGTTGGCGTTATCGAGCTAGAAGATGGACGTCGCCGTCAATCTATCCAGCAAATGAACCAAATTTGGGATAACGATGAGTGGGTTCTATTCTCTCCAGAATCAAGCGAACAACAAGTTCAACCAAACCTGCTGATTTGGGATGAATCAAACGTTTCTCTACTAGATGTTGTTGGCGGTCAGAACAGTAAAGTTCACTTCTCTATGATTGCTCAAGAGGTTTCACCAACGGAAGCAACTAATAGTAAAGTCTCTGCTGATCAACTGTTAAACCTTTCAATTCACAGCCTACCGCTAGAAGAGCAAGCGATGTTTAAAACCATCATGCTGATTCCAATTGGTGCGCTTATCGTTGTGTTCCTGCGAGTTATCATCGGTCTTAAGACTTCTGGTACGTTCATGCCCGTTCTGATTGCCGTGGCATTCGTTCAAACGCAGTTGGTGACAGGTATTGTTGGCTTCCTACTGATTGTTGGTACTGGTCTTGTAATTCGAAGTTACTTATCCAAACTCAACCTCTTGCTCGTGGCCAGGATATCCGCCGTAATTATTACGGTAATTATGATTATCTCGATATTTACTGTGGTCGCATTTAAAATCGGACTCACAGAAGGCCTATCTATTACGTTCTTCCCAATGATTATTTTGTCTTGGACTATCGAACGTATGTCTATCCTTTGGGAAGAAGAAGGCGCGAAAGAAGTTGTACTTCAAGGTGGCGGCTCACTATTTACCGCGGTACTTGTTTACTTAGGTATGACTAACCCGTTCATTCAGCACTTAACGTTTAACTTTATTGGTTTACAACTTGTTATTCTAGCGACCATCTTGCTACTAGGTAACTACACAGGATACCGTCTAACCGAGCTTCGTCGCTTTAAACCGCTAGCGGAGGACTAAGTTATGTTTGATCAATTTACTTCACCGTTTAAGTTGAAAGACAAAGGCATAATGGGGATGAACAAGCGTAACCATAGTTATATTGGTCGCTACAATGATCGTTCCAAGTATCCACTGGTTGATGACAAGCTTAAGACTAAGATCATTGCTGAACAGGCTGGTGCTACTGTACCAAAACTGATTGGCGTGATTGGTCATCAAGCTGAAGTAAAAACAATCCACAAGATGGTAAAAGAATGGCCGGGGTTCGTAATCAAGCCAGCTCAAGGCAGTGGCGGTAAAGGTATCCTTGTTGTAACTTCTCACAAGGACGGCGTTTACACCAAACCATCGGGTTCAACTATCAATGAAGAAGACGTAGAGCGTCACATCAGTAACGCTCTAGCAGGTCTTTTCTCACTTGGTGGTAAGAACGATGTTGCAGTAGTTGAAAACCTCATCAAGTTTGATGAGTGTTTCGATGGCTTCAGTTACGAAGGTGTGCCAGATGTACGAATCATCGTATTCAAGGGCTACCCTGTGATGGCGATGATGCGTTTATCTACTTCGGCTTCAGACGGCAAGGCTAACTTGCACCAGGGCGCTGTGGGTGTAGGTATTTGTATCGCAACCGGCAAGGCCGTTCGTGCAGTTCAGTTTGACCACCCAGTGACTCACCACCCAGATACGGGTAAAGAGTTGGCGCTACTTCAAGTGCCGCATTGGGAAAAACTACTGACTCTTGCATCTAGCGCTTGGGAAATGACGGGGCTTGGCTATATGGGTACGGACATGGTTTTAGACCAAGAAGAAGGCCCTATGGTGCTGGAGCTTAATGCTCGTCCTGGATTAGCAATACAGATTGCCAACGGCGCAGGTTTATTACCTCGCTTGCATCACATTGAAAATCTAGGCATGCCCGCTGAATACCCAAAACCAGCAGAGCGCGTTGCCTACGCTGCTAAGCAATTTGGTGTTCACGGTAGCGAAATTGTCCCAAGCTAATCTAAATAAAAAGCGAAACGACTGAGTAAGTTCATACTGAATATAGCTCGATAAAAAACCGCATAGCTCTAAGAGTTACGCGGTTTTTTAATGCCTGCAATTTAACTTAGCGGATTAGGTTAAGCCTCTGTTACTTCACTCTCTGGCTCACGAATGGGATCAATACGCACAGCCGCCACCTTAAACTCAGGGATCTTGGCATGCGGATCCGTCGCTGTCGTAGTCAAACGGTTCACTGGAGACTCCACGAAATGGAATGGAATAAATACCACGCCTTTTTGCATTCGCTTAGTGACAAACGCCGCGATTTCTATTTCACCACGACGTGTTGATACTTTAAGCATCTGACCATTCGAGATACCTAACGCCTCAGCATCATGAACACTCACCATAGCACCCGGCCCTGCTAAGTTATCCAGTCCTTTAGTTTTACGTGTCATGGTACCGGTATGGAATTGCTCTAAAATACGACCAGTTGTCAGTACTAATGGATATTCTGCGTCTGGAAGTTCTGCAGCGTATCTAAACGGAATCGCCTCCATTTGACCACGCCCACGCGTAAATTGGGTCTGGTGCATGATACGTGTGCCATCTGGGTTGTTCTTATTACTTGGCCATTGCACGCCGTTGACCGTAATGTTCTCCCAACGTAAACCACCATATTGCGGTGTGACGCGAGCAATCTCATTGGTAATGTCGGCAACTGAATCGTAGCTCCAACCGCCGCCCATTGCATTAGCCAGCAATTGGATAATCACCCAATCCTCTTTCGCGTCACCTGGTGGCAATACCGCAGGGTTAATACGCTGAACACGTCGCTCGGTATTGGTAAAGTGACCAGACTTCTCGGCGAACGAGCAAGACGGTAAAACCACATTGGCATACTGTGCCGTTTCGGTTAAGAAGATGTCTTGAACGACAAGGAAATCCAACGCTTCAATTCCTTCAATCACGTGCGCTTGGTTTGGATCACTGAGCACTGGATTTTCGCCCATCACGTATAAACCACGTACATCACGGTGACACGCCGCATCAATAATCTCTGTGAGCGTTAAACCCGTTTCAGCAGGCAAATCAGCAACGCCCCACTCCATCGCAAACTTTTGACGAACCATTGGGTTATACACTTTCTGATAACCCGGCAGATTGTTTGGCAACGCGCCCATATCACATGCACCTTGCACGTTAGATTGACCACGTAATGGGTTGATACCACCACCTTCAATACCAATGTTGCCGCATAAGAGTTGCAGGTTAGCAATTGAGCGAACGTTGTCGTGCCCTGTGGTGTGTTGCGTAATGCCCATTGAGTAATACACCGCAGTGCGTTCCGCAGTACCAATCAAACGCGCCATCGCGAAGATATCTTCCGCTTTCACCCCAGTAACCAGTTCGACCTTATCCAAGGAATAGCTCGGTGACATCACCTCTTGCAACAAGGTATCAAAGCCATCAACTCGATCTTCGATATAATCTTGATCATACCAACCGTGCTTGATGATTTGCTGCATCACACCGTTGATCAACATTACGTCAGTACCCGGTCGATGCGCTAAGTAAAGTTCAGCATGATCGGCAATATCGATCCTTTTTGGATCGGCGACAATAAGACGAGCACCACCATGCCTCACCGCTTGCTTGATATGCGAACCAATAATGGGGTGCGCCGAAGTGGTGTCTGATCCAATAATGAAGATCACATCTGAGTGCTTAATACTCGGAATATCATTGGTCATCGCTCCACTGCCCAGAGAAGCTTCAAGCCCAGTTACGGTTGAAGCGTGGCAAAGACGAGCGCAGTGGTCGACGTTGTTGGTTCCAAGCTCACGGCGGATGAATTTTTGGAAAGCATAGTTGTCTTCGTTGGTGGTTTTAGCCGATGAGA is a genomic window containing:
- a CDS encoding ATP-dependent zinc protease; this translates as MFKRLSPIMAVGLLSGCTLTNGAAYHQETLDAIARSETNIANKVQNLELQVSNQSDYIESLEDEIITLANQLDVHLTSMEHKVIEELEEEEPVAVAVAPIATTSQPTILGGIEKVTIDSIKQSFDARVDTGATTSSLNAVDIKEFERNGKNWVKFHLDDKAQAEEDQKWIEAPVVRYVKIRQSTNDQAERRAVIELWVKVGKIHEKAQFTLADRSQMSHPVLLGREFIKDIALVDVSKKYVQTEVK
- a CDS encoding inactive transglutaminase family protein, translating into MTSRIPFYISIFLLIVAGITLSMFRHTTYGVPWTPGETRQVWDVEARIEFNAVGKEAKVSLAAPHTQSNYTLIGESASSPGYGISYLNTDSGRRAEWSIRHADGPQTIYYKTQFLVDNQAKVDAIPPEGEVSQPSFDGPEEAAALALIDRATQRSADNITFTRELIKTLNDPDSQNSALILNNMSKVEATHKLLSAANIHNKVVGVIELEDGRRRQSIQQMNQIWDNDEWVLFSPESSEQQVQPNLLIWDESNVSLLDVVGGQNSKVHFSMIAQEVSPTEATNSKVSADQLLNLSIHSLPLEEQAMFKTIMLIPIGALIVVFLRVIIGLKTSGTFMPVLIAVAFVQTQLVTGIVGFLLIVGTGLVIRSYLSKLNLLLVARISAVIITVIMIISIFTVVAFKIGLTEGLSITFFPMIILSWTIERMSILWEEEGAKEVVLQGGGSLFTAVLVYLGMTNPFIQHLTFNFIGLQLVILATILLLGNYTGYRLTELRRFKPLAED
- a CDS encoding alpha-L-glutamate ligase-like protein; this encodes MFDQFTSPFKLKDKGIMGMNKRNHSYIGRYNDRSKYPLVDDKLKTKIIAEQAGATVPKLIGVIGHQAEVKTIHKMVKEWPGFVIKPAQGSGGKGILVVTSHKDGVYTKPSGSTINEEDVERHISNALAGLFSLGGKNDVAVVENLIKFDECFDGFSYEGVPDVRIIVFKGYPVMAMMRLSTSASDGKANLHQGAVGVGICIATGKAVRAVQFDHPVTHHPDTGKELALLQVPHWEKLLTLASSAWEMTGLGYMGTDMVLDQEEGPMVLELNARPGLAIQIANGAGLLPRLHHIENLGMPAEYPKPAERVAYAAKQFGVHGSEIVPS